GCGACCGTGCTAATAGCCAGCTGTATTGCGGAGAACTCTGGCGACTGCGGGTAGTGAATCAACGGAAAGATTACGATGTGGATCAAAACGAGGTGATTTGAAGCCATCGAGGGAATCGAACCGGACCGAGCGCGGGTTCACTGAAAACCATTCGAAGATGATGAAGTAAATAATGCGAGGAAGTTTGAATAATAGTTTATCTCAATGATTAAAACGCGAGGGGGTCTTGGGCAACTTGCAGCTCAGAATGATTGGTCGTTGGACCAGGAACACTAGGTGTTTCCACATTCAATGGGGGAAAAACCACCTTCAGGGTGTTTTATTGGATTTCTCTCTGAGGCCCACAGTGGAATAAACCTTCGGTCTTTTTACAGCATGAATTGGTTTCTTCAACGGGAAAAGGTATCCATGACTCACAGTATCCTCCCAAGCAATGTATCCTCTAAGGCCGCGCCACTAGGTTTATCGCCCATTCTCCTACATACTAGCATTTTCCAGTCCATTGAATGTATCCGTAATCTGAATTGTTCAGGAAGTTGGCACAGACATGGGGTCACACTGCTCGCGGTCAGGTGCTACGAAGCTAACAAAGCTCCCCGAAGAATCAGGTAGGGGTAACATGTAACTTTAGGAAGTTCATCAAGGTGAGAGCAGAAAGTGACGCTGTCACGGGACTCCGTTTCCATTGATCCCCACGCGAATAGTAGCCTAATTATAAGTTGCACGGTTGCCCAACGACCACCATCATGCCACCGTCCTCCATGAACACCATGAACACTCTTGACTATCCCAAGGATCTCCGTCATAAACATCCCCACGCCAAAATGTTGACTAGGAAGACCCCATCCATTGCTTCCACCATGGATCAgcgcttttctttttctgccTACGTACCCGAATGTCACTCTTTCGACGGCCCCAGTCTACCTTTACTGGTCGTCATCCATGGTACCAGACGTCAGACAGAAAGATATGTCAACAAACTTGAACATTTTTGCGAGCTTCACGGTGTCATTCTTCTTTGTCCCCTCTTTCCTGCTGGGATCATCGAATCTGACGATCTAAACAACTACAAGGATATCCTTTACAAAGACATCCGTTTCGACTCTATCCTTCTCTCCATGATCCACCAAGCAAGTCGGATATGGCGTATCGAGACGGACAAATTTTTCCTACATGGTTTCAGCGGAGGCGGCCAATTCACACATCGATTCATGTATCTACATCCCGAAAGAATCGCTGCAGTTTCGATTGGCGCTCCTGGACGATTTACTCCTCCAGATTTATGCAAGCCTTGGCCTGCAGGAGTTGGTAATATTTCAGAGCTGTTTGGGCCATTCAAAAGCGAACGGCCCGATTTTGAACAGATGTCTCGAGTCCCTGTTCAATTTATTGTGGGCGAGAAGGATACGGATGTTTCGATGCTCGAGTCGATTAAAGATCCCAACGATGCAGAGAAAGAAGCAGGGAAGACGAGGGTTGAGAGAATTCGATGGTTGAAGAAGGCATGGGAGGCGGTTGGTATATCGTCGGAGCTGACAGTCGTACCGAAGGTCGCTCATGACGGTATAAAATGTCTACCTGGAGTTGAGTCTTGGTTGAAGAACCACTTGCCGACTGGAGGGAAATGATGAACCAGAAAGGTAGCTCGCTTCGATCATTCATAATTCAACATACTCATTATGTGGGAAGCTATGAGAAGACAACGAGTGTTTTGGGCTCTGAGCAGCATCAAGTTATAGATTACCTTTGTTCGTGTATTCGGTCCCGTAGTGTAGCGGTTATCACAGTGGATTCTGAACAGGTCGGCCCGAGGCTCTCGTCTGCAGCAATTCCACTAACCCAGGTTCGATTCCTGGCAGGACCTCTTTTTTCGTCGATTTTGGGTTTTTGTTTTGGCATCTCAACTCGACAAGTATTTCTACTCTAAGAAACAAATCATCTCAAATTATACTATATAAGTATGATTTGGGCAATGGATGGCACGTTGATCAGTAACCTCATGATTGAGATCATTATGAGGGATCAACACGGAACACCACACTGGTAAGAATAACCATCCCTTAGCCTCTCGGAGGACCACCAAACGTCTCCCATACCGCATTCCTGTACTCTCTACCAGGATCACATTTCCGAAGTTTATCGTAGTCGTACCATACGCTAGTCTCAAAAGCATGCGCTACAAACGCTTGTTGGGCTACTGAAAATGCTGACGAGGTAAGGTAAAGGTGACTTGGGTCGTCTGGGTTGGTTGTCGGTGTTGGTTGTGGAACGTAGGGTTTATGGGAAAGGAGGAGCTGTTGAGGATGAGTTGGGGCGAGAACATGGTGGAGAAACGAGGGTCATTCACTGTGTCGGGATAGGTTACAGGCCTTCGGTAATTGACTTGAATGGATTTGAGAATGAGTGAGattcctttgcctttgagAAGGGAGTCGGCTCTTTGGGGTCCACCGAGGCGGTTACCGAGATGTGTCATCCAACGAATCCGGCTCTGGACGAAAGAGAGTCAGCGAACTTCTGGGAAGGAATTCATGTGTCGACTCACCGACTCGAAAAACCGAACTTCATGCCAGAGATGAAAAGGCGTTCAAGTGAGTGAAGGTAGTCGAGAGATGAGCCAAAATCGAAGTTCTCGTCAGAAAGAGGTAAAAATACCATAGTGAACATTGTTGACGTGACTGTTGAGAATTCGCGGAACATGCGTTCATTCATGTGtatgaaagaagaaagaaacgtGAGTTGTCGAAGGTATAGGAGTCAATCTCGAAGAAGGCGTACTGAAAAGCGTCATGATCTCCCCAAGCTACCTGCTGCTGCCAAAAGAATCCAGCTTCAACCATCTTCAAACGCGCTTGTTCCAGCTTTTCCTCGAACGAATGTTCCTCCCCTACTTCGTCCGGTGATGCAGGCCCTTGACTGCCAGGAGATATATAATACGGCGACTTCGGATCTCGAAAGGCTTCCTGGAGATGCTAGTAGTAAAGATACATTTAGGAATGACTCCAATCAAGAGTGAAAGGCATGCACCTTAATAGAAGGACTAGACGAATTGTTACGCGTAGTAAGAGGTATTTGAGGAGGAAAGACGTGTTTCTTGAGCCTGGGCCTGAGCATTTGGAACATAGTACGCAACAGAGACTTTAGTTTGTTGAAAGGGAAGCGGCCCGCACACTTTTGCCGCCGGAGCGACACAAGGGGCTTGaaatttgtttttttttttttttttttttttttttttttttgtggagcgATTGGGGTGGATGTCGGTCAACGCGCTCATTAAGCCCACCAAATCCGGGAGGATATGCAGAGACCCCTGGCTTGTGAGTATTTGCGTCTCCTGGTTGAACAGAACCGACACAGC
Above is a genomic segment from Marasmius oreades isolate 03SP1 chromosome 4, whole genome shotgun sequence containing:
- a CDS encoding uncharacterized protein (antiSMASH:Cluster_4.2), with the protein product MFQMLRPRLKKHVFPPQIPLTTRNNSSSPSIKHLQEAFRDPKSPYYISPGSQGPASPDEVGEEHSFEEKLEQARLKMVEAGFFWQQQVAWGDHDAFHHVNNVHYVRFFESSRIRWMTHLGNRLGGPQRADSLLKGKGISLILKSIQVNYRRPVTYPDTLLLSHKPYVPQPTPTTNPDDPSHLYLTSSAFSVAQQAFVAHAFETSVWYDYDKLRKCDPGREYRNAVWETFGGPPRG
- a CDS encoding uncharacterized protein (antiSMASH:Cluster_4.2), producing the protein MPPSSMNTMNTLDYPKDLRHKHPHAKMLTRKTPSIASTMDQRFSFSAYVPECHSFDGPSLPLLVVIHGTRRQTERYVNKLEHFCELHGVILLCPLFPAGIIESDDLNNYKDILYKDIRFDSILLSMIHQASRIWRIETDKFFLHGFSGGGQFTHRFMYLHPERIAAVSIGAPGRFTPPDLCKPWPAGVGNISELFGPFKSERPDFEQMSRVPVQFIVGEKDTDVSMLESIKDPNDAEKEAGKTRVERIRWLKKAWEAVGISSELTVVPKVAHDGIKCLPGVESWLKNHLPTGGK